Proteins from one Mercurialis annua linkage group LG7, ddMerAnnu1.2, whole genome shotgun sequence genomic window:
- the LOC126655889 gene encoding autophagy-related protein 13b, with translation MASNHSNTSNTHTEAAKVEQIITEFFAKSLHIILESRSSFMSSRNYSGEQVFSSPSPSSSSSSSSGVRPRDKWFNLALRECPAALENLDIWRQGNLEPMVVDVVLVERPLDWDPLNCSPRKDFGRTWNFDQEEVGCDADKSEKIVERWILQYESRKTRDSGSGSRRSSNTLHTLYKKSILLLRSLYLTVRLLPAYKIFRDLSSSGQIQTFTLTHRVSSFADPFSRKEEAEMQRFGFSPVETSSGRLCLSVLYHASLSDVRSESSTPVSPQFIPNYVGSPLADPIKRFPSLPASHGSPSSLPFSRRHSWSYDRYKASPPSFSFSPSPTHSESHASLSNPNYRRLLQVNLPPHPPETSSSYKKNTSFDEYSPSPNFTPSPSPSPPIYIPGSHLSKALLRSESAPVSIPASKLVGSPVLSSKQNLPPSPPIKGIRSSNPRADRNAGQAQTGISVEKCFSLGKYDVKRYSGMKISSNCSPQISYSRSSSRSYQDDFDESDFPCPFDLEEDDMTDPGSRPESYDQKGPLFDPLEPGGLFPIKISQDAAVGALVRMLKKAPPLRQDFSTSVDILQESRPKLCNSNLQEHIQISETPAFQQVSSSIASSGFVASKTTADALEELQGYKEIMKELLLNQASRSSTSVQHIG, from the exons atggCATCTAACCATAGTAATACTAGTAATACTCACACTGAAGCTGCCAAAGTAGAACAAATTATTACTGAATTCTTTGCTAAAAGTCTCCATATAATATTGGAATCGAGGTCCTCGTTTATGTCGTCGCGTAATTATAGTGGAGAACAAGTTTTTTCGTCTCCGTCTCCGTCTTCGTCATCATCGTCTTCTTCGGGTGTTAGGCCGCGGGATAAATGGTTTAATTTAGCTCTTAGGGAATGCCCTGCTGCTCTTGAGAATCTTGATATTTGGAGGCAGGGTAATCTTGAACCTATGGTTGTTGATGTTGTATTGGTCGAGAGGCCGCTTGATTGGGACCCGCTTAATTGTTCCCCGAGAAAGGATTTTGGTAGGACTTGGAATTTTGATCAGGAAGAAGTGGGTTGTGATGCTGATAAGAGCGAAAAGATTGTCGAGAGATGGATACTGCAATATGAGAGTAGGAAGACACGGGACAGTGGTTCTGGTAGTAGGCGATCGAGTAATACTTTGCATACGTTGTATAAGAAATCGATTTTGCTTTTGAGGTCTTTGTATTTAACTGTTAGGCTTCTGCCTGCATATAAGATTTTCCGTGACTTGAGTTCATCTGGACAGATTCAGACATTTACTCTTACTCATAGGGTATCTTCTTTTGCTGATCCATTCAGCCGCAAAGAAGAGGCTGAAATGCAGCGATTCGGTTTTAGTCCTGTTGAAACATCTTCTGGTAGGCTTTGCCTTTCAGTGTTGTATCATGCATCACTGTCAGATGTAAGATCGGAATCATCAACCCCAGTCTCCCCACAGTTTATCCCTAATTATGTTGGGAGTCCATTGGCAGACCCGATAAAAAGGTTTCCCTCTCTTCCTGCGTCACATGGTTCTCCGTCATCTTTGCCATTCTCAAGACGACACAGTTGGAGTTATGACCGTTATAAAGCTTCACCACCTTCATTTTCATTCTCCCCATCTCCGACTCATTCAGAATCACATGCTTCGCTTTCTAATCCAAATTATCGTCGCTTACTACAAGTGAATTTGCCCCCTCATCCACCTGAAACATCTTCTAGTTATAAGAAGAATACAAGCTTTGATGAGTATAGTCCTTCTCCTAACTTCACCCCCTCACCATCCCCTTCACCACCAATCTACATTCCCGGTAGCCATCTTTCTAAAGCTCTTTTGCGATCTGAAAGTGCACCAGTTAGCATACCTGCATCCAAACTTGTTGGCTCTCCTGTGTTGTCCAGCAAGCAAAATTTGCCTCCATCGCCTCCAATCAAAGGAATCAGATCCAGTAATCCTAGAGCTGATAGAAATGCAGGTCAGGCCCAGACTGGTATATCAGTTGAAAAG TGTTTCTCTCTTGGGAAATATGATGTTAAAAGGTATTCGGGAATGAAGATATCATCCAACTGTTCTCCGCAGATTTCATATTCTAGAAGTTCCAGCAGGTCTTACCAGGATGATTTTGATGAATCGGATTTTCCTTGCCCATTTGATTTGGAGGAAGATGATATGACAGATCCTGGTAGCAG GCCTGAATCATATGATCAAAAGGGTCCTTTGTTTGATCCACTTGAGCCGGGAGGATTATTTCCAATAAAAATATCACAGGACGCTGCTGTTGGTGCTCTCGTGCGCATGTTGAAGAAAGCACCACCTCTGCGCCAAGACTTCTCCACTTCAGTCGACATCTTGCAAGAGTCCCGTCCGAAATTATGTAACAGCAACCTTCAGGAGCATATTCAAATATCTGAGACACCTGCATTTCAGCAAGTTTCTTCAAGCATTGCATCTTCAGGGTTTGTCGCCTCAAAGACAACGGCTGATGCGCTTGAAGAACTCCAGGGTTACAAAGAGATCATGAAAGAGTTATTACTTAATCAAGCCAGTAGGTCCAGCACATCAGTCCAACACATCGGGTAA